One genomic segment of Blastopirellula marina includes these proteins:
- a CDS encoding glycine cleavage system protein H, whose product MSDELVFMMGKFEARFPTDRQYAKNHCWATRSGNAYRFGFSAYAVRLLQDVYFLEWQVDEGATIAEGQEIGFIESSKAESELYPPIPGVLARLNPELMSDPSRINVDMYGEGWLYEIEGSGEKLLDPHQYIEHLASVWEITQRTIKGQLNE is encoded by the coding sequence ATGAGCGACGAGTTGGTCTTCATGATGGGGAAGTTCGAGGCCCGCTTCCCCACCGACCGGCAATATGCCAAAAACCACTGTTGGGCAACCCGAAGCGGAAATGCATACCGTTTCGGGTTTTCTGCTTACGCCGTGCGTTTGCTCCAGGATGTCTATTTCCTGGAATGGCAGGTTGACGAAGGTGCTACAATTGCCGAAGGTCAAGAGATCGGCTTTATTGAAAGCAGCAAAGCCGAAAGTGAGCTCTACCCCCCCATTCCCGGTGTTCTGGCGCGGTTGAACCCCGAGTTGATGAGCGACCCTTCGCGGATTAACGTCGATATGTACGGCGAAGGATGGCTCTACGAGATTGAAGGGAGCGGCGAAAAGCTGCTCGACCCGCACCAATATATCGAGCACCTTGCGTCGGTCTGGGAAATCACCCAGCGGACCATCAAGGGACAACTGAACGAGTAA
- a CDS encoding iron-containing alcohol dehydrogenase — MIPFDFQPRTRIVFGPDSLQRLGELAIELGAKRALVVSDPGVIHAGHTQRGIECLESAGVEAFLFDGVQENPSTENVARGVAFAQQHQPELIVGLGGGSAMDCAKGINFLLTNGGEMKDYWGVGKATQEMLPMIAVPTTAGTGSEAQSFALITDAQTHVKMACGDKKAACRIALLDPKLTVTQPQKVTALTGIDAISHALETFVTKKRNEVSLSFSREAWRLLAGNFTRVLSNPEDVEARGAMQLGACFAGLAIENSMLGAAHALANPLTAHYGVVHGQAVGVMLPSVIRYNGEAFNELYQDLLSIPVDLPNYPSPDQGAEGLANLVQSWVDAAGLATNLNQLSINGEKLDTLSADAAKQWTGHFNPRDVDADEFSKLYRSALQ; from the coding sequence ATGATTCCATTCGACTTCCAGCCACGCACACGGATTGTGTTTGGTCCGGACAGCCTACAGCGGCTCGGCGAACTGGCCATCGAGCTCGGCGCGAAGCGAGCGCTTGTGGTCAGCGATCCTGGAGTCATCCACGCGGGGCATACGCAGCGCGGAATCGAATGCCTGGAATCGGCTGGCGTCGAGGCGTTTCTGTTTGACGGCGTGCAGGAAAATCCTTCGACCGAAAACGTCGCCCGTGGCGTGGCATTCGCCCAGCAGCATCAGCCTGAGCTGATCGTGGGGCTAGGTGGCGGCAGTGCGATGGACTGCGCCAAAGGAATCAACTTCCTGCTGACCAACGGCGGAGAGATGAAGGACTATTGGGGAGTCGGCAAGGCCACCCAAGAGATGCTTCCGATGATCGCCGTTCCCACCACGGCCGGAACCGGCAGTGAAGCGCAATCGTTTGCCCTGATTACCGACGCTCAGACGCACGTCAAAATGGCCTGCGGCGATAAAAAAGCGGCCTGCCGAATCGCTTTGCTCGACCCGAAACTGACTGTAACTCAGCCACAAAAGGTGACGGCCCTGACGGGGATCGATGCGATCAGTCACGCCTTGGAAACGTTCGTTACGAAGAAGCGCAACGAAGTGAGCCTGAGCTTTAGCCGCGAAGCATGGCGACTATTGGCCGGTAATTTTACCCGCGTGCTCAGCAATCCTGAGGATGTCGAAGCGCGAGGCGCAATGCAGTTAGGGGCCTGTTTCGCCGGTCTGGCGATCGAAAACTCCATGCTCGGTGCGGCCCATGCCCTGGCCAATCCTTTGACCGCCCACTACGGCGTGGTGCACGGGCAAGCCGTCGGTGTCATGCTTCCCTCGGTCATTCGCTACAACGGCGAAGCCTTCAACGAGCTATACCAAGACTTGCTTTCCATTCCGGTCGATTTGCCCAACTACCCATCACCCGATCAAGGTGCCGAGGGCTTAGCAAACCTCGTGCAAAGCTGGGTCGATGCCGCAGGACTGGCAACCAACTTGAATCAATTGTCGATCAACGGCGAAAAGCTCGATACCCTTTCCGCCGACGCCGCCAAGCAGTGGACCGGGCACTTCAATCCCCGCGATGTCGATGCAGACGAGTTCTCGAAGCTCTACCGGTCGGCGTTGCAGTAA
- a CDS encoding PQQ-binding-like beta-propeller repeat protein has translation MKSRLTNLLTAMLFAWVAVAQLRADWPLYRGNALAQGVSHETLSDNLDVRWKLEIDNGAFEATPIVVDGIVYIGDLDGRVYAVKLEDGSKVWTYEGNVDQLSGFMGSPAYREGRIYVGDIDGVLHCLNADDGKLLWKFETGLEINGSVNFYQDKILIGSQDANLYCLNKEDGKLAWKVQIDDQIRCMPTVVSNRGFVAGCDSKLHVIDLDKGEPLGTVPIDGPTGSAPAVRDDVAYFGTEAGSFFAINWKDLKVVWQFQDDRNRQQIRASAAVLPDRVVFGSFSKNLVSLDRETGKEQWTFKARGKINSSPVVAGERVYFGSADSRVRAVDLNTGKEVWQYEAKSGFPAGPAVSNGCLLIATERGVLYCFADKK, from the coding sequence ATGAAATCCAGACTGACGAATCTGCTGACCGCGATGCTCTTCGCATGGGTTGCCGTCGCTCAGCTGCGCGCGGACTGGCCCTTGTATCGCGGTAATGCCCTCGCTCAGGGTGTCTCGCATGAAACTCTCTCCGACAACCTGGACGTCCGGTGGAAGCTGGAAATCGACAATGGTGCCTTCGAGGCCACGCCGATCGTCGTCGATGGGATCGTGTACATCGGCGACCTCGACGGTCGCGTCTACGCGGTGAAGCTTGAGGATGGATCGAAAGTCTGGACTTATGAAGGAAACGTCGATCAGCTTTCCGGGTTCATGGGTTCACCTGCCTATCGCGAAGGTCGAATCTACGTTGGCGATATCGACGGAGTGCTGCACTGCCTGAATGCCGACGATGGCAAGCTTCTTTGGAAATTTGAAACCGGCCTGGAAATCAACGGCAGCGTCAACTTCTACCAAGACAAAATCCTGATCGGCTCGCAAGATGCCAATCTGTATTGCTTGAATAAAGAAGATGGAAAGCTGGCCTGGAAAGTTCAGATCGACGATCAAATCCGCTGCATGCCAACGGTCGTTTCCAATCGGGGATTCGTTGCCGGTTGCGACAGCAAGCTGCACGTGATCGATTTGGATAAAGGAGAACCGCTCGGCACGGTGCCCATCGACGGCCCGACCGGTTCCGCACCGGCCGTGCGCGATGATGTCGCGTACTTCGGTACCGAAGCGGGTTCGTTCTTCGCGATCAACTGGAAAGACTTGAAGGTCGTCTGGCAGTTTCAAGACGATAGGAACCGACAACAGATCCGAGCCAGCGCGGCGGTACTGCCTGATCGCGTCGTGTTTGGTTCGTTCAGTAAGAACCTCGTTTCGTTGGATCGTGAGACGGGAAAAGAGCAATGGACGTTCAAAGCCCGAGGTAAGATCAACAGCTCTCCGGTTGTCGCCGGAGAGCGTGTTTACTTCGGTTCGGCCGATAGCCGCGTTCGCGCCGTCGACCTGAATACCGGCAAAGAAGTTTGGCAATACGAGGCCAAGAGCGGCTTCCCCGCAGGCCCGGCGGTGTCGAACGGATGCCTGCTGATTGCCACCGAGCGAGGCGTGTTGTACTGCTTCGCCGACAAAAAATAG
- a CDS encoding ATP-binding protein translates to MPKRLTVVVSQGQSNNPAKRKLEEDIVASLLFEPGIEVTIVPHLYDLKADGPGIMGLQAITTDFVVISWLYERATRWTLDRNNIRGKEGTTLLVHETDEDEDDLLDDEPADEDKLRVIENRPLPNRFIYCIDLRVSNNVEEFVDEVKRIQKEISTQVVQLGGLGVAPSPTPQQLARVANPTNDTALKEGGELEAPKAIEPLRIEEDATRRWYPVIDYSRCTNCMECIDFCLFGVYGVDGVETILVEMPDNCRKGCPACSRVCPENAIIFPQHKTPTIAGSDEVAGGGLKIDLSQLFGKPQEDEKSLDTAVRERDEQLLLAGREAVGEAVGVPKRQAEKDDRAKDELDDLIDAVDELDI, encoded by the coding sequence ATGCCCAAACGTTTGACGGTCGTCGTCAGCCAAGGCCAAAGCAACAACCCTGCCAAGCGCAAGCTAGAAGAGGATATCGTTGCGTCGCTTCTGTTTGAGCCTGGTATCGAGGTCACGATCGTTCCGCATCTATACGACTTGAAGGCGGACGGCCCTGGGATCATGGGGCTGCAAGCGATCACCACCGATTTCGTGGTGATCTCTTGGCTGTACGAACGTGCCACTCGCTGGACCCTCGACCGGAACAACATCCGTGGCAAGGAAGGGACGACCTTGCTGGTGCATGAAACGGACGAAGACGAAGACGACCTGCTGGATGACGAACCGGCTGACGAAGACAAGCTGCGCGTTATCGAGAACCGCCCGCTGCCTAACCGGTTCATCTACTGCATCGACCTTCGCGTTTCCAACAACGTCGAAGAATTTGTCGACGAAGTCAAACGGATCCAGAAGGAGATCTCGACCCAGGTCGTTCAGTTGGGCGGACTTGGAGTAGCACCTTCTCCTACTCCACAGCAGTTAGCCCGCGTTGCCAATCCGACGAACGATACTGCCCTGAAAGAAGGCGGAGAACTCGAAGCGCCGAAAGCGATCGAGCCGCTGCGCATCGAAGAAGATGCCACGCGTCGCTGGTACCCCGTGATCGACTACAGCCGCTGCACCAATTGCATGGAATGCATCGACTTCTGCCTGTTCGGCGTGTATGGCGTCGACGGTGTCGAGACCATTCTGGTCGAAATGCCAGACAACTGCCGCAAAGGCTGTCCAGCATGCAGCCGCGTGTGCCCGGAAAACGCGATCATCTTCCCACAGCATAAAACGCCCACGATCGCCGGAAGCGATGAAGTGGCTGGGGGTGGATTGAAGATCGATCTATCGCAGCTATTTGGCAAGCCGCAGGAAGACGAAAAGTCGCTCGATACGGCCGTCCGCGAGCGAGACGAACAGCTTCTCCTGGCAGGCCGCGAGGCGGTCGGTGAGGCCGTGGGGGTCCCCAAGCGTCAGGCCGAAAAGGACGATCGCGCAAAAGACGAACTCGACGACCTGATCGATGCCGTAGACGAGCTAGATATCTAA
- a CDS encoding coproporphyrinogen-III oxidase family protein → MATDSTKTEVGSYFISNYPPFSQWSEEYADDLNTAMHSAPREGVPLGLYLHVPFCRKRCKFCYFRVYTDKNSQEVETYVSALVKEIELVSQTEAMGGRPFRFVYFGGGTPSFLSPKQLKRLEDRLRTSISWDQAEEVTFECEPGTLRESKVKALRDMGVTRLSLGVENFFDHILEENGRAHLSKEVYTAWEWIEAAKFPNVNIDLIAGMVGETWDTWKENIKKVLEFSPESVTIYQMELPFNTVYSQDILGNKIETPVADWPMKRAWVSYAFDELAKAGYSVSSAYTMVKDPTKVNFSYRDNLFGGSDLLATGVASFGHISGIHYQNKTEWADYTGTLLDKGELPLKRAYRPTPEQLLIRETILLLKRGYLDADYFRQKFGVEILDKWSDIWKQYQEEGFVTVNGDRIELTRDGLLRADGLLPPFFEPQFQGVRYT, encoded by the coding sequence ATGGCCACCGATTCCACGAAGACCGAAGTCGGTAGTTACTTCATTTCCAACTATCCGCCGTTCTCGCAGTGGAGCGAGGAGTACGCCGACGATCTCAATACGGCGATGCATTCCGCGCCCCGCGAAGGCGTGCCGCTGGGTTTGTATCTACACGTTCCGTTCTGCCGCAAACGCTGCAAGTTCTGTTACTTCCGCGTTTACACCGACAAAAATTCGCAGGAAGTCGAAACATATGTCTCGGCCCTGGTGAAGGAAATCGAACTGGTCAGCCAGACCGAAGCGATGGGGGGACGACCGTTCCGCTTCGTTTACTTTGGGGGGGGGACGCCGTCGTTTCTTAGCCCAAAACAGCTCAAGCGTCTGGAAGATCGACTGCGAACGAGCATCAGCTGGGACCAGGCCGAAGAAGTCACCTTCGAGTGCGAGCCTGGTACGCTGCGTGAATCGAAAGTGAAAGCGCTTCGCGATATGGGTGTTACCCGGTTGAGCCTGGGCGTCGAGAACTTCTTCGATCACATCCTGGAAGAAAACGGACGGGCTCACCTTTCCAAAGAGGTTTACACCGCCTGGGAATGGATCGAAGCCGCCAAGTTCCCCAACGTCAACATCGACCTGATCGCCGGCATGGTGGGCGAAACGTGGGACACGTGGAAAGAGAACATCAAAAAGGTCCTCGAGTTCTCGCCTGAGAGCGTAACCATCTACCAGATGGAACTGCCGTTCAATACGGTCTACTCGCAGGACATCCTGGGGAACAAGATCGAGACACCAGTTGCCGATTGGCCCATGAAGCGGGCCTGGGTTAGTTATGCGTTCGACGAACTAGCCAAAGCAGGCTACAGCGTCAGCAGCGCCTACACCATGGTTAAAGATCCTACGAAGGTGAACTTCAGCTACCGCGACAACCTCTTCGGTGGTAGCGACTTGCTCGCCACCGGCGTGGCTAGTTTCGGACACATCAGCGGAATTCACTACCAGAACAAGACCGAGTGGGCCGACTACACCGGCACCTTGCTCGACAAGGGAGAACTTCCCCTGAAGCGGGCCTATCGTCCGACGCCGGAGCAGCTGCTCATCCGCGAGACGATCTTGCTGCTCAAACGCGGTTACCTGGATGCCGACTACTTCCGCCAAAAGTTTGGGGTCGAGATCCTCGACAAATGGTCGGACATCTGGAAGCAGTATCAGGAAGAAGGCTTTGTCACCGTCAACGGCGACCGCATCGAACTAACGCGAGACGGCTTGCTGCGTGCTGATGGTCTGCTGCCGCCGTTCTTTGAACCGCAGTTCCAAGGGGTGCGGTACACCTAA
- a CDS encoding radical SAM protein, with translation MYFRLAKRALLETDKRLVAKFLWLMGYKGLRSVQKHKARLKRGEFFPPFLYISVINSCNLRCQGCWVDVSAKQSKIDLDAMDRMLGEAKAMGNAFFGILGGEPFMHADILEIFRRHQDAYFQVFTNGHFITDEVAKELRKLGNVTPLISIEGTEIISDVRRGRGGVYSKSMEGIHNCINNKLLTGVCTSLCQSNFDDLLREEWIDRLIEMGVFYCWYHGYRVVGPVPNPDLALTPEQQLAVRKFVVEMRTKKPIAIIDAYHDADGNALCPAATGFTHHISPYGDIEPCPVIQFAKESIHDERPLRQVFNESEYLRDFRELAAKNTRGCIILERPDLLGDFARQHEAKDTTVRGEAYQELDVLKSNPSQYNPGNEIPEKSWVYWLLKKYAFHDYGAYKKNFNIENWQPTIHQGETSSPAVPDNLVQLEVDSSSKA, from the coding sequence ATGTATTTTCGTCTGGCAAAACGCGCTCTTCTGGAAACGGACAAACGTCTCGTTGCCAAGTTCCTGTGGCTGATGGGCTATAAGGGGCTGCGTAGTGTTCAGAAGCACAAAGCTCGTCTCAAGCGAGGCGAGTTCTTTCCGCCGTTTCTCTATATCTCGGTGATCAACAGCTGCAACCTGCGCTGTCAGGGATGCTGGGTCGATGTTTCGGCGAAGCAGTCGAAGATCGATCTCGATGCGATGGATCGAATGCTGGGCGAAGCCAAGGCGATGGGTAACGCGTTCTTCGGGATCCTCGGCGGCGAACCTTTCATGCACGCGGATATCCTGGAGATCTTCCGCCGGCACCAGGACGCCTACTTTCAGGTCTTCACCAACGGGCACTTCATCACCGACGAAGTCGCCAAGGAACTTCGTAAGCTGGGCAACGTTACGCCGCTGATCAGCATCGAAGGGACCGAGATTATCAGCGATGTCCGCCGTGGCCGTGGTGGCGTGTATAGCAAGTCGATGGAAGGGATTCACAACTGCATCAACAACAAGCTGCTGACCGGCGTGTGTACCAGCTTGTGTCAGTCGAACTTCGACGATCTGCTGCGCGAAGAATGGATCGACCGGCTGATCGAAATGGGGGTCTTCTACTGCTGGTATCACGGTTACCGCGTGGTTGGGCCGGTGCCGAATCCTGATCTGGCGTTGACCCCAGAGCAGCAACTGGCGGTGCGAAAGTTTGTCGTCGAGATGCGCACGAAAAAGCCGATTGCCATTATCGATGCTTACCACGATGCCGACGGAAACGCACTTTGTCCGGCGGCAACCGGGTTCACGCATCACATCAGTCCGTATGGCGATATCGAGCCTTGTCCCGTAATTCAATTCGCGAAGGAATCGATTCACGATGAACGTCCACTGCGTCAGGTGTTTAACGAGTCGGAGTACCTGCGTGATTTCCGTGAACTGGCGGCTAAGAATACCCGCGGCTGCATCATCTTAGAGCGGCCCGATCTTCTGGGTGACTTTGCCCGTCAGCATGAAGCGAAAGATACCACCGTGCGCGGCGAAGCTTATCAAGAGCTCGACGTCCTTAAGTCGAATCCATCGCAATACAATCCCGGCAATGAAATACCCGAGAAGAGTTGGGTCTATTGGCTGTTGAAGAAATATGCCTTCCACGACTATGGGGCATACAAGAAGAACTTCAATATCGAGAACTGGCAGCCAACGATTCACCAAGGCGAGACCTCTTCGCCTGCGGTACCAGATAACCTCGTGCAGCTGGAGGTCGATTCGTCGAGCAAGGCGTGA
- a CDS encoding prenyltransferase/squalene oxidase repeat-containing protein — MIDLARIRACYEIAKQDLLNERDPSGHWIGELSTSALSTATAVSALQLALRNGSQSSDADASLIRGGVQYLLDHQNTDGGWGDTDLSYSNIATTMLAVAALTLTSDAEKNPSVLSAANDYIEKKGGIPGLRARYGKDKTFAVPILTNYALAGLVSWKEVAPLPFEAAVLPQSFYKFIQLPVVSYAIPALVAIGQAKYFHDKPWNPVMRMIRGATFNSAAKVLTKMQPESGGYLEAIPLTSFVVMSLASTGRANSQVAQNGLRFIRESVRPDGSWPIDTNLATWVTTLSINALSVLEDDNSHLTSECLEWLLDCQNKEIHPFTGADPGGWGWTDLSGSVPDADDTPGALLALRNFHDHGDFDEATKEQIHTAAHHGCQWLIDLQNKDGGWPTFCRGWGTQPFDRSGSDITAHALRGLFAWFSWEMTQQKNVGNGWLYLQDQQHNDRWLPLWFGNQDHPEEENPIYGTVKVLCYYREVLFPMFESVDTEELGFPDFEPAKIPVKALNWLANQQNEDGGFGGGQAVKDATNGRYESSVEETSLAIEGLLCDNKGIENYPGLEKAVDWLCRRVEENSHIECSPIGFYFSKLWYYEKLYPRIMTVSALAHVCRALQSYDRGNALSGSGTRESS; from the coding sequence ATGATTGATCTTGCCCGCATTCGCGCCTGTTACGAAATCGCCAAACAAGATCTCCTCAACGAGCGAGACCCGTCGGGGCACTGGATCGGCGAACTATCCACATCGGCCCTTTCGACCGCGACAGCCGTCAGCGCTTTGCAACTGGCACTGCGAAATGGCTCACAATCCAGCGATGCTGATGCGTCGCTCATCCGTGGGGGTGTGCAGTATCTGCTCGACCACCAAAACACCGACGGTGGGTGGGGTGATACCGATCTGAGTTACTCCAACATCGCCACCACCATGCTGGCCGTTGCCGCACTGACACTCACCAGCGATGCCGAGAAAAACCCAAGTGTCCTGTCGGCGGCAAATGACTACATCGAAAAGAAAGGGGGCATACCCGGTCTGCGTGCTCGTTACGGGAAAGACAAGACATTTGCGGTGCCAATTCTTACGAACTATGCGCTCGCCGGATTAGTCTCTTGGAAAGAGGTCGCTCCCCTCCCCTTCGAGGCCGCCGTCCTGCCGCAGTCGTTTTACAAGTTCATCCAGTTACCGGTCGTCAGCTACGCGATTCCGGCGTTGGTCGCGATCGGTCAGGCCAAGTACTTCCACGACAAACCGTGGAACCCGGTCATGAGAATGATCCGCGGTGCCACGTTCAACTCGGCCGCCAAGGTCCTGACCAAGATGCAGCCGGAAAGTGGCGGCTATCTCGAGGCGATCCCTCTGACGAGCTTTGTCGTGATGAGCCTGGCCTCGACCGGACGGGCGAACAGCCAGGTTGCCCAGAACGGCCTCCGTTTCATTCGCGAAAGCGTTCGCCCTGACGGAAGCTGGCCCATTGATACCAACCTGGCAACCTGGGTCACTACGCTGTCGATCAATGCATTGTCGGTACTGGAAGACGACAACTCGCACCTCACGTCGGAATGTCTTGAGTGGCTTTTGGACTGCCAAAACAAGGAGATTCACCCATTTACCGGGGCAGATCCTGGCGGCTGGGGCTGGACCGATTTGAGTGGCAGTGTGCCCGATGCTGATGACACGCCGGGGGCACTTTTAGCGTTACGAAATTTCCACGATCACGGCGATTTCGACGAAGCCACCAAAGAGCAAATCCACACAGCAGCCCACCATGGATGCCAATGGCTGATCGACTTACAGAACAAAGATGGTGGCTGGCCAACATTCTGCCGAGGCTGGGGAACGCAACCCTTTGATCGAAGTGGTAGCGACATCACGGCACATGCACTGCGAGGCCTATTCGCTTGGTTTTCGTGGGAAATGACCCAACAGAAAAATGTTGGCAATGGCTGGCTCTACCTTCAAGATCAGCAACACAACGACCGTTGGCTACCACTTTGGTTCGGCAATCAAGATCATCCCGAAGAGGAGAATCCCATCTACGGGACGGTCAAAGTCCTCTGCTATTACCGCGAGGTGCTGTTCCCAATGTTTGAATCCGTGGATACGGAAGAACTCGGCTTCCCCGATTTCGAGCCTGCCAAGATTCCGGTAAAAGCTCTCAACTGGCTTGCGAACCAACAGAACGAAGACGGCGGTTTCGGGGGTGGTCAGGCCGTCAAAGATGCCACCAATGGACGATACGAAAGCAGTGTTGAGGAGACTTCGCTGGCCATTGAAGGGTTACTCTGCGATAATAAGGGCATAGAAAACTACCCAGGCCTGGAAAAAGCGGTGGACTGGCTGTGCCGGCGGGTCGAGGAAAATTCTCATATCGAATGTTCGCCAATCGGTTTTTACTTCTCTAAGCTGTGGTATTATGAAAAGCTCTATCCGCGGATCATGACGGTCAGTGCGCTG
- a CDS encoding cytochrome c produces the protein MRLATCLIVLMLGSALYGQDPSKLPHGEHLPGVDNVLKVTPHVVSGSQPHGEEGFKTLKSLGIDVIVSVDGATPDIENARKYGMRYVHVPIGYDGISDEAQAALKRVMKDFQQDKIFFHCHHGKHRGPAAAAVACYESGDLSQNQALDFMRSAGTSSDYGGLWKEITEFKPIPITTELPMLVEVAEVESVAAAMAKLDRIYDELVLCEKAAWKAPPEHADLDPTQQALLLQEGLHETGRLLGEDQYDAKFRKMLAESEALGKTLKQQIEAGQQSEASKTLKAVKASCSACHHDYRN, from the coding sequence ATGCGTCTCGCTACCTGCCTGATTGTTCTTATGCTGGGTTCAGCCTTATACGGGCAAGACCCTTCCAAGCTTCCCCATGGCGAGCATTTGCCGGGCGTCGATAACGTTCTGAAGGTGACACCGCATGTCGTCAGCGGCAGTCAGCCGCACGGCGAAGAGGGATTCAAAACGTTGAAATCGCTGGGCATCGACGTGATTGTCTCGGTCGATGGGGCCACGCCAGATATCGAAAATGCCCGTAAGTATGGCATGCGGTACGTGCATGTGCCGATTGGCTACGACGGCATTTCGGATGAGGCCCAGGCGGCACTCAAACGCGTGATGAAAGACTTTCAACAGGACAAGATCTTCTTCCATTGCCATCACGGCAAGCATCGAGGCCCGGCGGCCGCGGCCGTTGCTTGTTACGAATCGGGTGATCTATCGCAGAACCAGGCCCTCGACTTCATGCGCAGTGCCGGCACCAGTTCTGACTACGGTGGACTGTGGAAAGAGATAACCGAGTTCAAACCCATTCCGATCACGACCGAGCTTCCCATGCTGGTCGAAGTTGCCGAGGTGGAATCGGTTGCGGCTGCGATGGCCAAGCTCGACCGCATCTATGACGAGCTGGTTCTGTGCGAAAAAGCCGCTTGGAAAGCACCTCCCGAGCACGCCGACCTCGATCCCACTCAACAGGCCTTGCTATTGCAAGAAGGGTTGCATGAAACTGGGCGGCTACTTGGCGAAGACCAATACGATGCCAAGTTTCGTAAGATGCTGGCCGAATCGGAAGCCCTCGGCAAAACGCTGAAGCAGCAGATCGAAGCTGGCCAACAGTCGGAAGCCAGCAAGACGCTTAAAGCAGTCAAAGCGTCTTGCTCGGCCTGTCATCACGACTATCGCAACTAG
- a CDS encoding TIGR02281 family clan AA aspartic protease produces the protein MPIKALMSLTVIFLLAVTSIASARTWKSSDGGYTVEAELVKVDGDKVALKRADGQVITVPLNRLSTEDQEFLKSQPGSAPDAAMDESPTKALEAKGLRALSRGLILDDETKFSKEEKDSSKLKRALFTKDKELATIKQQEEMIRGRITGMTQANVQFNAQLTQLGPGDITLNNRLVGAINANVAQIRLLEQQLTEMEKASKNARAEASKAREDYIEHVLGLRKLADSINNRYAELAADPAVKETVSKLNSSSENSFELGASTAFKSALIRLKSMEDSILSEEIPLRDDGGNAMMVSVVLNGEHNVEMHVDSGASLISLPFQMAAKCGIEVTSEDPEIILELADGSQIKANLKTIPLVRVGKFTVKDVECAVLSPTAVNAAPLLGMSFLGQFKFELDAQKGVLNMVKIETESTSGRSR, from the coding sequence ATGCCAATTAAAGCATTGATGTCGCTGACAGTCATATTCTTACTAGCTGTTACCTCGATTGCATCGGCCCGTACGTGGAAGAGTTCTGATGGTGGCTACACCGTCGAAGCCGAACTGGTCAAAGTTGACGGCGATAAAGTCGCCCTGAAGCGGGCTGATGGACAGGTCATTACCGTTCCACTAAACCGGCTCAGTACCGAAGACCAAGAGTTCCTCAAGTCTCAGCCGGGCTCGGCCCCTGATGCCGCGATGGATGAATCCCCTACGAAGGCGCTCGAAGCCAAAGGCCTGCGTGCCTTGAGCCGCGGTTTGATTCTCGACGATGAAACGAAGTTCAGCAAAGAGGAAAAAGACTCAAGCAAACTAAAGCGAGCCCTGTTCACGAAAGACAAAGAGCTGGCAACCATCAAACAGCAGGAAGAAATGATTCGGGGACGAATCACGGGAATGACGCAGGCCAACGTTCAGTTCAATGCTCAGCTGACCCAGCTTGGCCCCGGCGACATCACGTTAAATAATCGACTGGTCGGTGCCATCAATGCCAATGTCGCTCAGATTCGATTGTTGGAGCAACAATTGACCGAGATGGAAAAGGCGTCGAAGAACGCCAGAGCCGAGGCCAGCAAAGCCCGCGAGGATTACATTGAACACGTCCTCGGGCTGAGAAAACTGGCGGATTCAATCAACAATCGTTATGCCGAACTTGCCGCCGATCCCGCGGTCAAGGAAACGGTCAGCAAGCTCAATAGCAGCTCTGAAAACAGTTTCGAGCTGGGTGCCTCGACAGCTTTCAAGAGCGCATTGATCCGACTGAAGTCGATGGAAGATTCGATTCTGTCGGAAGAGATTCCGCTGCGAGACGATGGTGGAAACGCGATGATGGTCTCGGTGGTTCTCAACGGAGAACACAACGTCGAAATGCACGTCGATTCCGGTGCCAGCCTGATCAGCTTACCCTTTCAGATGGCAGCCAAGTGCGGAATCGAGGTGACCTCGGAAGACCCCGAAATCATTCTGGAACTAGCCGACGGCAGCCAGATTAAAGCCAACCTGAAAACCATTCCCTTGGTTCGCGTTGGCAAGTTCACGGTGAAAGACGTTGAGTGTGCGGTCCTTAGTCCTACGGCCGTCAACGCCGCTCCCCTCTTGGGGATGAGCTTCCTGGGGCAGTTCAAGTTTGAACTCGATGCCCAAAAGGGAGTCCTGAACATGGTCAAGATCGAGACCGAAAGTACTTCGGGCAGATCTCGCTAG